Proteins encoded by one window of Microcoleus sp. FACHB-68:
- a CDS encoding endonuclease/exonuclease/phosphatase family protein, with protein sequence MLLSWLHLTYFSPEPVKITASQPSLKILSFNCYWNNTTPQALIKLVEQHKPDLLFLQETNAAHAKKAFPTLKVSYPYHVDAPTISFFSKYPIQFAERLNLAGHKQVQQRAIIRVNQQDVMIYHIQVTAPWIRPRKFFSLFSVPTYVYYDRTKEIKDLVERLQKESLPMIVAGDFNMTDQSQDYDSVKKVLKDAFLASGFGFGFTWPHGWDVGLILKKFHWKLNFPLVRIDYVWYSKHWSSQHSKVLPAVGSDHLPVETYLYLKTNP encoded by the coding sequence TTGCTATTAAGCTGGTTACATTTAACATATTTTTCTCCCGAACCTGTCAAGATTACCGCCTCCCAGCCTTCACTCAAGATTTTATCTTTCAATTGTTATTGGAATAATACAACTCCCCAAGCTTTAATTAAGTTAGTTGAGCAACATAAACCCGATTTATTATTTTTGCAAGAAACAAATGCAGCTCACGCCAAGAAAGCATTTCCTACTTTAAAAGTTTCTTATCCCTATCATGTCGATGCGCCAACTATCAGCTTTTTCAGTAAATATCCCATCCAATTCGCTGAACGGCTTAACCTAGCGGGACATAAACAAGTTCAGCAACGAGCAATTATTCGAGTAAATCAGCAAGATGTCATGATTTACCACATTCAAGTCACAGCGCCTTGGATTCGTCCCCGCAAATTCTTTTCATTATTCTCTGTGCCAACTTATGTTTATTACGATAGAACGAAAGAAATTAAAGATTTAGTGGAACGACTTCAGAAAGAAAGCCTGCCAATGATTGTTGCCGGCGATTTTAATATGACGGATCAATCTCAGGATTACGATTCAGTCAAGAAAGTCCTCAAAGATGCGTTTTTAGCTTCTGGATTTGGTTTTGGCTTTACATGGCCACATGGTTGGGATGTTGGCCTTATCTTGAAAAAGTTTCACTGGAAATTAAATTTCCCCTTAGTTAGAATTGACTATGTTTGGTATTCAAAGCATTGGAGTTCTCAACACAGCAAAGTTTTACCGGCTGTCGGTTCCGATCACCTGCCGGTGGAGACTTATCTCTACTTGAAGACAAACCCCTAA